The following are from one region of the Methanospirillum hungatei genome:
- a CDS encoding IS1634 family transposase, with protein sequence MESLEIPLQIDSIKSIDHLGIVAGTFHKLGLAQIIDRALPKTGQHRLSSSQILLAFILNGLGFTERRLYLFPEYCQNLDLERLIGPDISASHFNESVLGRLLDQIHAYGPTKLFTDLVTQMFTVYKEKLQLGHVDTTNFSVHGEYENGSGDGCIRITKGHPKDKRWDLKRFVLSLVVNQHGIPIFARAHDGNESDKETLVKTILSLKESFEFDPDVIFMGDSALYTEKNINSLGKETKWISNVPATINEMTELQKSDVDFVPTSDPRYSCCSADSTYGGIPQKWIIVSSEKMKVREEKTFDKNLDKRYKVAIKGLKEVTKILYECEADTRNALLRYLNKNSLVTLTESDVKIVYKRSNGKRGRPKEGEVLLTKYQIKASVKPNQQTIDKERAYLGRFILATNVLDLNAEAVLDHYKGQMLVEQGFRFLKDKSFRVAEVYLKNERCIEALCMIMVLCLMIYAYTEWLMRKRLQEEKASVLNQKKKPTYNPTLKWVFFKFREIKSCIIVFNDRLCSSVQRLSPENLKILHLLGPEYEKFYI encoded by the coding sequence ATGGAATCCCTGGAAATTCCTCTTCAAATAGACTCGATTAAATCAATTGATCATCTTGGAATTGTAGCAGGAACATTCCATAAACTTGGTTTAGCTCAAATAATTGATCGAGCTCTCCCCAAAACCGGACAGCACCGATTATCCAGTTCTCAAATATTATTAGCTTTTATTCTCAACGGCCTCGGATTTACCGAGAGACGTCTCTATCTTTTTCCGGAATACTGTCAAAACCTTGATCTCGAAAGACTGATAGGTCCAGATATTTCAGCCAGTCATTTCAACGAATCTGTATTAGGTCGATTACTGGATCAAATCCATGCCTATGGACCCACGAAGTTATTTACAGACCTAGTAACTCAAATGTTTACCGTTTACAAGGAGAAATTACAACTCGGTCACGTAGATACAACAAATTTCAGTGTTCATGGTGAATACGAAAACGGTTCTGGAGATGGTTGTATTAGAATTACAAAAGGACATCCAAAAGATAAACGATGGGATCTCAAACGTTTTGTTCTCAGTCTTGTTGTAAATCAACACGGTATTCCAATATTTGCCCGGGCACATGATGGAAACGAATCGGATAAGGAAACATTAGTTAAAACCATTCTTTCTCTCAAAGAATCTTTTGAGTTTGATCCGGATGTCATATTCATGGGAGATAGTGCCCTCTATACTGAAAAAAACATCAATTCTCTAGGCAAGGAAACAAAATGGATCTCCAATGTACCTGCTACGATCAATGAGATGACCGAACTCCAGAAATCTGATGTGGATTTCGTTCCAACTTCAGATCCTAGATATTCCTGCTGTTCCGCAGATTCTACTTATGGGGGGATCCCCCAAAAATGGATCATTGTTTCATCTGAAAAAATGAAGGTTCGTGAGGAAAAAACATTTGATAAAAACCTTGATAAGCGATACAAGGTTGCAATAAAAGGATTGAAAGAGGTCACGAAAATCCTCTATGAATGCGAAGCGGATACCAGAAATGCTCTTTTACGGTATCTGAACAAGAATTCATTGGTGACTCTGACAGAATCAGATGTTAAAATTGTTTATAAACGATCAAACGGTAAACGAGGAAGGCCAAAAGAAGGTGAAGTTCTCCTAACAAAATATCAAATAAAGGCTTCTGTCAAACCAAATCAGCAGACAATTGATAAAGAACGTGCTTACCTGGGCAGGTTTATTCTTGCTACAAATGTTCTCGATCTGAATGCTGAAGCCGTACTAGACCATTATAAAGGACAAATGTTAGTTGAACAAGGATTTCGGTTCTTAAAAGACAAATCGTTCAGGGTTGCTGAAGTCTATCTGAAAAATGAGAGATGTATTGAGGCATTATGTATGATTATGGTTCTTTGCCTCATGATTTATGCATATACTGAGTGGTTAATGAGAAAGCGGTTGCAAGAAGAAAAGGCGTCTGTTTTGAATCAAAAGAAAAAACCAACTTATAATCCAACCTTAAAATGGGTTTTCTTTAAGTTCAGGGAAATAAAATCCTGCATTATTGTGTTCAATGATAGATTGTGCTCATCAGTTCAACGATTGAG
- the tnpC gene encoding IS66 family transposase produces the protein MDFPEELKAKILECPPEVIAYIVHLHERIDQLESRVKELESRLNLNSRNSGKPPSSDGYAKKNRNKSDSRKKYPGGQPGHKGTTLRQSPHPDHIEYHKPHECSKCGHSLVSGKILGIEKRQVFDLPPPPTIEITEHQSFTICCPHCGLKTSGDFPEDVTHPVQYGSRVKSYLTYFSHHQLIPYERVTEICSVLFGFSVSPGTIVNLTHNLAKKLQSFKDDIVNVLQNEPVIHNDETGVRVEGKLHWLHVTCTPNLTHYSLQRKRGKEGMDNIGILPEFHGISVHDFWGPYLSYSCEHSFCCAHIIRELIRVEEETSQKWPYDLIELLLGAKENKEIFHGVGVPIPPIIRTSLMESYDELIQIGLDENPPPVVDEVKRGRKKKGFVRNLLERLKEWRESVLRFINDPLVPFDNNQAERDIRMMKVKMKISGGFRSFDTASAIALIRSYISTIRKNGINVIEGIVSAFHNFPWSPNRTKDISGESLLSQNLALA, from the coding sequence ATGGACTTTCCAGAAGAACTCAAAGCCAAAATACTTGAATGTCCTCCTGAAGTAATTGCATATATTGTTCACCTACATGAAAGAATTGATCAATTAGAATCCAGAGTCAAAGAACTCGAATCCAGGCTAAACCTCAATAGTCGAAATAGCGGAAAACCACCATCTTCTGATGGGTATGCTAAAAAGAATCGAAATAAATCAGATTCTCGAAAGAAATATCCGGGAGGTCAACCCGGCCATAAAGGGACAACCTTAAGGCAGAGTCCTCATCCAGATCATATCGAATATCATAAACCTCATGAATGCTCCAAATGTGGACATAGCCTTGTTTCTGGAAAAATACTCGGCATTGAAAAAAGACAGGTTTTTGATCTTCCCCCTCCTCCCACAATCGAGATAACAGAACATCAGTCTTTCACTATCTGCTGTCCTCATTGTGGTTTAAAAACATCAGGGGATTTTCCCGAAGATGTTACACATCCAGTTCAATATGGATCCAGAGTCAAATCTTATCTGACCTATTTTTCTCATCATCAATTAATCCCTTATGAACGAGTAACTGAAATCTGCTCAGTTCTTTTCGGTTTTTCTGTTAGTCCTGGAACAATCGTAAATTTAACTCACAATCTAGCGAAGAAATTACAATCATTTAAGGATGATATTGTAAACGTTCTTCAAAATGAGCCCGTAATCCATAATGATGAAACTGGAGTCAGAGTAGAAGGAAAACTTCATTGGCTTCATGTGACCTGTACTCCTAACCTAACTCATTATTCCCTTCAGAGAAAAAGAGGTAAAGAAGGAATGGATAATATTGGAATCCTTCCTGAATTTCATGGGATTAGTGTTCATGATTTCTGGGGTCCTTATCTTTCCTATTCCTGCGAACACAGTTTTTGTTGTGCTCATATTATCCGAGAACTCATCCGGGTTGAAGAAGAAACCTCTCAAAAATGGCCTTATGATCTTATTGAGTTATTATTAGGGGCAAAAGAAAACAAAGAGATATTTCATGGAGTTGGGGTTCCTATTCCTCCAATCATTCGTACCAGTCTGATGGAGTCATACGATGAATTGATACAGATAGGACTGGATGAAAATCCTCCACCGGTTGTAGATGAAGTAAAAAGGGGCAGGAAGAAAAAGGGATTTGTACGAAACTTACTCGAAAGGCTAAAAGAGTGGAGAGAGAGTGTGTTGAGATTTATAAATGATCCTCTCGTTCCATTCGACAATAATCAGGCCGAGAGAGATATTCGTATGATGAAGGTAAAAATGAAAATATCAGGTGGATTTAGAAGCTTCGATACAGCCAGTGCGATTGCTCTGATCAGAAGTTACATCTCAACTATAAGAAAAAATGGAATTAATGTTATTGAAGGAATTGTTTCAGCATTTCATAATTTTCCATGGTCACCAAATAGAACCAAAGATATTAGTGGAGAGTCGTTACTCTCTCAAAATCTTGCATTAGCCTAA
- a CDS encoding type II toxin-antitoxin system MqsA family antitoxin yields the protein MKCAMCKRGETKPGITSVLLTRDHFTLVMRDVPAEICDVCGEDYIDGEIAKNLYYMAEKMQEQGTLLDVRKYQYQNDPVCVTE from the coding sequence ATGAAATGTGCTATGTGTAAGAGAGGTGAAACAAAGCCAGGTATTACTTCAGTCTTACTCACTCGTGATCATTTTACCCTTGTTATGCGGGATGTTCCTGCAGAAATCTGTGATGTTTGTGGGGAGGACTATATTGATGGAGAGATTGCAAAGAATCTCTATTATATGGCCGAAAAGATGCAGGAACAAGGTACGCTTCTTGATGTCCGAAAATACCAATACCAGAATGATCCGGTTTGTGTAACTGAGTGA
- a CDS encoding DUF4258 domain-containing protein: MARTETNDLPITKKVEDIIRSGGIIESYPDDYPLPSALLYGYSKS, translated from the coding sequence ATAGCACGTACTGAAACTAATGATTTACCGATCACAAAAAAGGTTGAAGATATTATTCGATCAGGAGGGATTATTGAAAGTTATCCTGATGATTATCCACTACCTAGTGCTCTTCTCTATGGATATTCAAAAAGCTGA
- a CDS encoding endonuclease/exonuclease/phosphatase family protein: MDIVGKDMRIVTWNCNGAFRKKEHKLISTLYPDLAIIQECEKPDLKFTSQFPHYLWVGDNNNKGLGIFSLMPIIKSEVHDSKSKYYLPFLLNDILILAFWTKNDTNSPQNRYIGQAFNVLRNYHDHLQSKCMIIGDLNWNVCWDSATQKNPVTGTLTEFNAILANFEIFSAYHFHENIKFGFEKKPTLFLYRKKERPYHVDYIYTSMDFLKNLKMLEIGKFDEWIQFSDHMPVYIDIE; this comes from the coding sequence ATGGATATTGTTGGGAAAGATATGAGAATAGTGACTTGGAATTGTAATGGTGCATTTCGGAAAAAGGAACATAAATTAATAAGTACTTTATACCCTGATTTAGCCATTATTCAAGAATGTGAAAAACCAGACCTTAAATTTACCTCTCAATTTCCGCACTACCTTTGGGTAGGGGACAATAATAATAAGGGTCTTGGTATTTTTTCATTAATGCCAATTATAAAAAGTGAAGTCCACGATAGTAAATCTAAATATTACCTCCCTTTTTTACTTAATGATATTTTGATTCTTGCTTTTTGGACAAAAAACGATACTAATTCACCTCAAAACAGGTATATCGGTCAGGCATTTAACGTATTAAGAAATTATCATGATCACCTACAATCAAAATGTATGATTATTGGAGACTTGAATTGGAACGTTTGTTGGGATTCTGCAACTCAAAAAAATCCAGTAACGGGGACTCTTACTGAATTCAATGCGATTTTAGCAAATTTTGAAATATTCAGTGCATATCATTTTCATGAAAATATCAAATTTGGATTCGAAAAAAAACCAACATTATTCCTTTATAGAAAAAAAGAGCGACCATATCATGTTGATTATATCTACACTTCAATGGATTTTCTAAAGAATCTCAAGATGTTAGAAATTGGTAAATTTGATGAGTGGATTCAATTTAGTGATCATATGCCTGTTTATATCGACATTGAATAA
- a CDS encoding ABC transporter permease subunit, producing MNYRIIRAIAEKDIEDALHNPINIYGALIVSFIFAILIPLIITNAPTFDPNFTGQEAFDEIESLIPTTLQSLIDTLTPEALFIVIILGYLIAPLFLVIPLMISCIIASEAFVGEKERKTLEPLLYTPATDTELFLGKITAAMIPGIVFTWLNFLIFALIVNIAGLPIMGSFWFPTMNWIVMMIFLVPVISLLGVSVTIIISTRVKTFMEAYQATGILVLLVVGLMIAQSIGLLFLSPEVTVFVSLVVLVVDALLIKIGIKIFSRSEQITRV from the coding sequence ATGAATTACCGGATAATCAGGGCAATTGCAGAGAAGGATATCGAAGATGCACTTCATAACCCTATCAATATCTATGGTGCTCTTATCGTTTCATTCATCTTTGCAATCCTGATTCCCCTTATCATTACCAATGCACCGACATTTGATCCGAATTTCACCGGACAGGAGGCGTTTGATGAGATTGAATCACTCATCCCGACTACGCTCCAGTCACTCATCGATACCCTGACACCCGAAGCATTGTTTATTGTGATTATCCTGGGATATCTCATCGCTCCGCTCTTTCTGGTCATCCCCCTGATGATCTCCTGTATCATTGCATCAGAGGCATTTGTCGGAGAAAAAGAACGAAAAACACTTGAACCGCTCCTCTATACGCCGGCAACCGATACCGAACTGTTCCTTGGAAAGATTACAGCAGCCATGATTCCAGGGATAGTATTTACCTGGTTGAACTTTCTCATCTTTGCCCTGATCGTAAATATCGCAGGGCTTCCAATAATGGGCTCATTCTGGTTCCCGACCATGAATTGGATCGTCATGATGATCTTCCTGGTCCCAGTGATATCTCTTCTTGGGGTATCAGTGACGATTATCATCTCTACCCGGGTCAAAACCTTTATGGAAGCCTACCAGGCGACGGGAATCCTGGTCCTTCTTGTGGTCGGGCTGATGATTGCCCAGTCTATTGGGTTATTATTTCTCTCTCCGGAGGTTACCGTGTTTGTTTCGCTCGTGGTTTTGGTTGTCGATGCCCTTCTGATAAAAATTGGGATTAAAATATTCAGCCGAAGCGAGCAGATAACGAGGGTATAA
- a CDS encoding ABC transporter ATP-binding protein: MITIIQADNLHKSFPTTTAIDHISFEVFEGEVFGLLGPNGSGKTTLVRLLNGVLTPTSGRAYVFGKDVTTDGSWIRARTGVLTETPSLYERLTAKKNLSFFGRFYGIPDYEIPKRTDEMLSLMHLSDRADEPVGGFSKGMKQRLAIARALMHDPPILFLDEPTSGLDPESSRQVEDIIQELASDEQKTIFLCTHNLSQAERLCSKVAMLNTGKILAEGSIQDLSRRLFSAVPVEMEFLHEPSPAVIQAVRNTRGVTVDSVEGTTILFHVTDKELIPSVIRAVIQEGGDIFRIAPQDYSLEEIYFTVQRQGGMTV; this comes from the coding sequence ATGATCACCATAATTCAGGCGGACAATCTTCACAAATCATTTCCCACGACCACGGCAATCGATCATATCAGTTTTGAGGTTTTCGAAGGTGAGGTGTTCGGTCTGCTTGGTCCAAATGGTTCAGGCAAAACAACCCTTGTCCGTTTGCTGAACGGTGTGCTTACTCCAACCTCGGGAAGAGCATATGTCTTTGGGAAGGATGTCACAACGGACGGGTCATGGATACGGGCCAGGACCGGAGTTCTTACTGAAACCCCGTCACTGTACGAAAGACTAACGGCGAAGAAGAATCTCTCGTTCTTTGGAAGGTTTTACGGAATTCCTGATTATGAGATACCAAAACGAACAGACGAGATGCTCTCACTCATGCATCTTTCAGACCGGGCAGATGAACCGGTTGGCGGATTTTCGAAAGGGATGAAGCAACGGTTAGCCATTGCCCGGGCACTGATGCATGACCCGCCAATTCTGTTCCTTGACGAACCAACATCAGGACTTGACCCCGAATCATCCAGGCAGGTTGAAGATATTATCCAGGAGCTTGCATCAGACGAACAAAAGACCATATTCCTCTGCACTCATAATCTCTCGCAGGCAGAACGGTTATGCAGCAAAGTTGCGATGCTCAATACAGGGAAAATTCTTGCAGAAGGAAGTATTCAGGATCTTTCCCGCCGTCTGTTCTCTGCTGTTCCGGTTGAGATGGAATTCCTTCACGAACCTTCACCGGCAGTTATTCAGGCAGTCAGGAATACGAGGGGAGTCACAGTTGATTCTGTGGAAGGGACCACTATCCTCTTTCATGTCACCGATAAAGAACTGATTCCATCGGTTATCAGGGCCGTAATTCAGGAGGGAGGAGATATATTCCGGATAGCACCGCAGGATTATTCTCTTGAGGAGATTTACTTCACCGTCCAGCGACAGGGAGGAATGACCGTATGA
- a CDS encoding DUF998 domain-containing protein, with amino-acid sequence MSTGISPGIPGASYAGILFLLAGSLLFMGIITAEIFYPQGYTTANSEISDLGATRPPDSISYQPSATLFNWTMILSGLLIIGGALLLFRNKSERIFKLFPLLLGIGVLGVGIFPGNVAILHPIFALMTFISGGLSCILSWKMTKSPLKFVFVILGGMTLLFLFLQSFFIPILGDGGTERFVAYPVIIWLIGFGGFLTGKYGTPEEI; translated from the coding sequence ATGAGTACAGGGATTTCACCAGGTATTCCCGGAGCATCATATGCCGGGATTCTCTTTCTTCTGGCCGGTTCTCTTCTCTTCATGGGAATTATTACGGCAGAAATTTTTTATCCCCAGGGCTACACGACTGCCAACAGTGAAATAAGTGATTTAGGAGCCACCAGACCGCCGGACAGTATCTCATACCAGCCATCAGCCACTCTCTTCAACTGGACTATGATACTGAGTGGCCTTCTGATTATCGGAGGAGCACTTCTCTTATTCCGAAATAAAAGTGAACGGATATTCAAACTTTTTCCTCTTCTCCTCGGTATCGGAGTACTTGGTGTCGGGATATTTCCGGGGAATGTTGCAATATTACATCCCATTTTTGCCTTGATGACATTTATCTCCGGAGGGCTTTCCTGTATCCTCTCATGGAAGATGACAAAAAGCCCCCTAAAATTTGTATTTGTGATTCTCGGAGGAATGACATTACTCTTCTTATTCCTCCAATCGTTTTTTATTCCAATCCTTGGTGACGGAGGTACTGAACGCTTTGTTGCTTATCCGGTTATTATCTGGCTTATCGGATTTGGCGGATTTCTAACCGGAAAATACGGAACACCGGAGGAGATATGA
- a CDS encoding B3/4 domain-containing protein, with protein MKIDTDILTTFPGLFVAEGDIGPLAITDVNPELEDLKDVIIAEIKDRYSLEQIKDEPLFRAYRDFFWSVGVDPTKTRPASEALVRRILAGKPLPTINTAVDAYNLASIRTGVPIGAFDAHLLHGDLTMRFAQEGEEFLGIGMKKPIILQKNQVILTDEKEIIAVYPYRDSDGTKITPATKTIHIVACGVPKIDKETVFSAYKLASGYLKEYNQGR; from the coding sequence ATGAAAATTGATACTGATATTCTCACCACTTTTCCCGGGCTTTTTGTTGCAGAAGGTGATATCGGACCACTTGCTATTACCGATGTGAATCCTGAGCTTGAAGATCTGAAAGATGTAATTATCGCAGAAATAAAAGATCGATACTCACTTGAACAGATTAAAGATGAACCGCTCTTCAGAGCATATAGGGATTTCTTCTGGAGCGTCGGAGTAGACCCGACAAAAACTCGTCCGGCCTCTGAAGCTCTGGTCCGAAGGATACTCGCAGGAAAACCACTCCCAACAATAAATACGGCTGTGGATGCGTATAATCTTGCATCAATCCGGACCGGTGTTCCAATAGGGGCCTTTGATGCTCACCTTCTGCATGGGGATCTTACTATGCGGTTTGCACAGGAAGGAGAAGAATTTCTTGGGATAGGCATGAAAAAGCCGATAATTCTGCAAAAAAATCAGGTTATCCTCACCGATGAGAAAGAGATCATTGCAGTCTATCCATATCGGGATTCAGATGGAACAAAGATAACTCCTGCCACAAAGACGATACATATCGTAGCATGTGGTGTCCCGAAAATTGATAAAGAGACGGTATTTTCTGCATACAAACTGGCATCTGGTTACCTGAAAGAGTATAATCAGGGAAGATGA
- a CDS encoding molybdopterin biosynthesis protein, with protein sequence MVKKEKSSPQAPPITSLSGALRIFQKRFSFSPRMSRIPVQDSLGRTTAEAIFSPLSVPAAHLSEVDGIAVRSKDTLDSSGKKQVFLTDVIPVNTGNVVPYGYDAVIMLEDLKEKNGGYCIEKPIPPWHHIRPIGEDIVQNEMILPRKSKIRASDIGALLSFGITEILVCDLKVALIPTGDMIVPAGTHPEPDQMIASNLHVVAALLGSIGVTVTHYPIVLDDKKKITKVVTQAIADHDIILISGGSSKGTKDYTASVIEELGTIIVNGIAIIPAKTTILGDIEGKPIIGMPGYPIANYTILREIVLPLLSWFGCEIPEYPAIPVILGRDVHSSTGFEEFVLASVGKIKDHWIAVPFPRGAGVQMYMVRAQAYLKIPSSKGELKSGDKTTAYLTVPHKTADQVVLVTGSHDPAIDYLADLAKDAGITIASSHVGSTGGLLALQQGFCHLAPMHLLSDDGEYNIPYLKKHFHNEELVLVCIGERIQGIVSKEILGFESITTHRFINRQEGSGTRMLFDHLLKQKNIRPELIDGYDEEVPTHLGVCLAVMNGDADLGMTIYSAARAFSLPFVPVDVERYELVTTKEMFEKDHRIKIIIELIKSQKFKEILIHLGGYEIDQTGNIRYCTIR encoded by the coding sequence ATGGTGAAAAAAGAGAAAAGTTCTCCTCAGGCTCCACCGATTACATCACTGTCCGGAGCACTTCGTATCTTTCAAAAACGATTCTCATTTTCACCACGAATGTCCCGTATTCCTGTTCAGGATTCTCTTGGACGGACAACTGCCGAAGCAATTTTTTCACCGCTTTCTGTTCCAGCGGCTCATCTTTCAGAAGTGGATGGAATAGCGGTTCGGAGTAAGGATACTCTTGATTCATCCGGAAAAAAACAGGTATTTCTTACTGATGTAATTCCAGTAAACACGGGTAATGTTGTACCCTATGGGTATGATGCGGTCATCATGCTTGAAGACCTGAAGGAGAAGAATGGAGGATATTGTATTGAGAAACCCATTCCTCCCTGGCATCACATCCGTCCCATTGGAGAAGATATCGTCCAAAATGAGATGATTCTCCCCAGAAAAAGCAAAATCCGGGCATCAGATATTGGTGCTCTTTTAAGTTTTGGGATTACTGAAATTCTGGTCTGTGATCTCAAAGTTGCTCTCATTCCCACGGGTGATATGATTGTTCCTGCAGGAACGCATCCTGAACCAGATCAGATGATTGCAAGTAATCTGCACGTTGTTGCTGCTCTGCTTGGTTCCATTGGAGTAACGGTCACTCATTATCCAATCGTACTGGATGATAAGAAAAAGATTACAAAAGTTGTAACACAAGCAATTGCGGATCATGACATTATTCTCATCTCCGGAGGATCTTCGAAAGGGACGAAGGATTACACTGCTTCAGTTATTGAGGAACTGGGGACCATTATTGTAAATGGTATTGCAATCATTCCTGCAAAAACGACTATTCTTGGAGATATCGAAGGAAAACCGATCATTGGAATGCCTGGATATCCTATTGCGAATTATACGATCCTTCGTGAGATAGTGCTCCCTCTTCTCTCCTGGTTCGGATGTGAAATTCCTGAGTATCCAGCTATTCCGGTTATTTTAGGAAGAGACGTTCACTCATCAACCGGTTTTGAAGAATTTGTGCTGGCATCGGTTGGAAAAATCAAGGATCATTGGATTGCAGTTCCATTTCCCCGTGGAGCTGGTGTCCAGATGTACATGGTCAGGGCACAGGCATACCTGAAGATTCCATCAAGCAAAGGTGAATTGAAGAGTGGTGATAAAACAACCGCATATCTTACAGTTCCTCATAAAACTGCAGATCAGGTGGTGCTTGTAACCGGGAGTCATGATCCAGCGATTGATTACCTGGCTGATCTTGCAAAGGATGCGGGGATTACTATTGCATCTTCTCATGTAGGAAGTACGGGAGGTTTGCTTGCGTTACAACAGGGATTTTGTCATCTGGCTCCGATGCACCTGCTTTCAGATGACGGTGAATATAACATTCCTTATCTCAAAAAACATTTTCACAATGAAGAACTCGTCCTGGTATGTATCGGTGAACGGATTCAGGGAATTGTCTCTAAAGAGATTCTTGGATTTGAGTCTATCACAACTCATCGGTTTATCAATCGCCAGGAGGGTTCAGGGACCCGGATGCTGTTTGATCATCTTCTGAAACAAAAAAATATACGGCCTGAATTAATTGACGGATATGATGAAGAAGTTCCAACGCACCTTGGTGTCTGCCTTGCAGTAATGAATGGTGATGCAGATCTTGGGATGACCATTTATAGTGCAGCTCGTGCATTTTCGCTTCCATTTGTTCCGGTCGATGTGGAACGATATGAACTGGTAACCACAAAGGAGATGTTTGAGAAGGATCATCGTATTAAAATAATTATCGAGTTGATAAAATCCCAGAAGTTTAAGGAGATACTCATACACCTTGGCGGATATGAGATAGATCAGACTGGTAATATCCGGTATTGCACTATTCGATGA
- a CDS encoding phosphoribosylformylglycinamidine synthase subunit PurQ, producing MNPIATGQAFGRKELELIPDKALIMSGYGINSEMETREALLRAGMDADIIHINDLIDRKYRMCDYRLLVFPGGFSYGDDTGAGNAYANRVRNNLWNDVTEFLEEDNLVLGICNGFQILANLGLVPAFDKQYKRDIALMPNRKGVLECRYVTIKPAAETLWTKGIERIVCPVSHGEGNFSCSKEVLTQLKNRKMIAFTYCRENLKPADGEYPYNPNGSVADIAGITSADGKVLAMMPHPERAMEFVNEYDWPLQKERLRRNQQPVPTESMNMKLFRNIVGYFC from the coding sequence ATGAATCCGATAGCGACAGGACAGGCCTTTGGACGGAAGGAACTGGAGTTGATCCCGGACAAGGCACTCATCATGAGCGGGTACGGGATTAATTCAGAGATGGAGACCCGGGAGGCCCTTTTACGTGCGGGTATGGATGCAGATATCATCCACATCAATGATCTTATCGACCGGAAATACCGGATGTGTGATTATCGTCTCTTGGTTTTCCCTGGTGGATTCTCCTATGGTGATGATACCGGGGCAGGAAATGCCTATGCCAACCGGGTCAGGAATAATCTCTGGAATGATGTGACTGAATTTCTCGAGGAAGATAACCTGGTGCTTGGTATCTGCAACGGGTTTCAAATCCTCGCTAATCTTGGGCTTGTGCCGGCATTTGATAAGCAATATAAGCGGGATATCGCACTCATGCCAAACCGGAAAGGAGTGCTTGAGTGCCGGTACGTGACCATCAAACCCGCTGCTGAAACGCTCTGGACGAAGGGCATTGAACGAATAGTCTGTCCGGTCTCTCATGGAGAAGGGAATTTTTCCTGTTCAAAGGAGGTACTTACCCAGCTCAAGAACCGGAAGATGATCGCGTTTACCTACTGTCGGGAAAATCTGAAACCAGCTGATGGAGAGTACCCCTATAATCCCAATGGGTCGGTTGCGGACATTGCCGGAATCACCTCTGCAGACGGAAAAGTCCTTGCCATGATGCCTCATCCTGAGCGAGCGATGGAATTTGTCAATGAATATGACTGGCCTTTACAAAAAGAAAGGCTACGCCGAAATCAGCAGCCCGTTCCGACAGAATCCATGAATATGAAATTATTCAGAAATATCGTAGGGTATTTCTGTTAA